One stretch of Priestia megaterium DNA includes these proteins:
- a CDS encoding C40 family peptidase, translating into MKVIDAGKTLIGKTRYVFGGGRSQSDINAGRFDCSSFVRWAFEQVGMNVGPMSGVTTDTLKTQGQAINPKDMKPGDVVFFDTYKIDGHVGIYVGNNQFLGCQGKTGVAIASMAKGTYFGERFNGRVKRF; encoded by the coding sequence GTGAAAGTTATTGACGCAGGCAAAACGTTGATTGGTAAAACACGCTATGTATTTGGTGGTGGACGCTCTCAATCTGATATTAACGCAGGACGTTTTGATTGTTCAAGTTTTGTCAGATGGGCATTCGAACAGGTAGGAATGAATGTTGGTCCAATGTCGGGTGTAACAACCGATACACTCAAAACACAAGGGCAAGCAATTAATCCAAAAGACATGAAGCCTGGGGATGTGGTGTTTTTTGACACCTATAAGATAGACGGTCACGTTGGGATATACGTTGGCAATAATCAGTTTTTAGGCTGCCAAGGAAAAACAGGTGTAGCCATCGCAAGTATGGCAAAAGGAACGTATTTTGGTGAACGATTCAATGGAAGAGTAAAACGATTTTAA
- the mobP2 gene encoding MobP2 family relaxase, whose protein sequence is MNQSSVTPGVVLKTKFVTSDKKAFQEYVEYVDRDDAKKDQEAQEKLFSLYQDYMNNPDKTSSLFTEHSNQLNEDEKKELKGLFETAQKNNSIMWQDVITFHNPWLQENGLYDAHTHTVDEKKLMEITRQSMKEMLKRERLDQSAIWSAAIHYNTDNIHIHVATVEPHPTRDRGKRKPKTLDAMKSKVVSQILERGQEQKEINDLIRKNMVGSKKQDSSFKWRNRELKPLFLHIYNHLPEDKRQWQYSYNTLQPLRSSIDTLSAKYIQKYHAKEFEQFNKKLDQEVEVLRKAYGEGTFDKKRYEHYKQSKTDELYKRMGNAFLSEMREYDRKQTHIKKAIASSSGAKQKSYSANHLPVHVSLKKMERAFKSEYESWKNQQYYERLQKDIEQNREVERGY, encoded by the coding sequence ATGAATCAGTCCTCTGTTACACCAGGAGTCGTTCTTAAAACGAAATTTGTTACGTCTGATAAGAAAGCATTTCAAGAGTACGTGGAGTATGTTGATCGTGACGATGCGAAGAAAGATCAAGAAGCGCAGGAAAAACTATTTTCTCTTTATCAAGACTATATGAATAACCCTGATAAGACGTCCTCTTTATTTACAGAGCACTCAAATCAGTTAAATGAAGATGAGAAAAAAGAATTGAAAGGTTTATTTGAAACAGCACAAAAAAATAACAGTATCATGTGGCAAGATGTTATTACATTTCATAACCCTTGGCTCCAAGAAAATGGTTTATATGACGCTCATACTCATACAGTGGATGAGAAAAAATTAATGGAGATTACCCGTCAGTCCATGAAGGAAATGCTTAAAAGGGAAAGGTTAGATCAGTCAGCTATTTGGTCAGCTGCCATACACTACAATACCGACAACATTCATATTCATGTTGCGACAGTAGAACCTCACCCTACACGTGATCGAGGCAAAAGAAAACCTAAAACGTTAGATGCCATGAAATCAAAAGTGGTGAGTCAGATTCTTGAACGTGGTCAGGAACAAAAAGAAATAAATGATTTAATCCGCAAAAACATGGTAGGAAGCAAGAAACAGGATTCCTCTTTTAAATGGAGAAATCGAGAGCTTAAACCACTCTTTTTGCACATCTATAATCATCTTCCAGAAGATAAGAGACAATGGCAATACAGTTATAACACGTTGCAACCTTTAAGATCCTCTATTGATACATTAAGTGCAAAATATATTCAAAAGTATCATGCAAAAGAGTTTGAACAGTTCAATAAGAAATTGGATCAAGAGGTAGAGGTGTTAAGGAAGGCATACGGCGAAGGAACGTTTGATAAGAAACGGTATGAACATTATAAGCAAAGCAAAACAGATGAATTATATAAGCGAATGGGCAATGCTTTTTTAAGTGAAATGCGTGAGTATGATCGAAAACAAACACATATCAAAAAAGCAATAGCTTCTTCTTCTGGCGCAAAGCAAAAGTCCTATTCAGCTAACCATCTACCTGTACACGTTTCTCTAAAGAAAATGGAACGTGCTTTTAAATCAGAATATGAAAGCTGGAAAAATCAACAATATTATGAGCGTTTACAAAAAGATATTGAACAAAATCGTGAAGTCGAAAGGGGTTATTAA
- a CDS encoding DUF5592 family protein: MGNYNIPKEISTELKINKSLYLFDLLFIIGLLMVTMMLRFFIHPTLQIPFYIFMGVFGLLMIVRPSTNPKKRMYEALLLTLVRKKSTYCAIDRDQE, encoded by the coding sequence ATGGGAAACTATAACATTCCAAAAGAAATTTCAACGGAATTAAAGATTAATAAATCTCTTTATCTCTTTGATTTGCTGTTTATTATTGGCTTACTGATGGTCACGATGATGTTACGTTTTTTTATTCATCCAACGCTTCAAATTCCCTTTTATATCTTTATGGGCGTATTTGGTCTATTGATGATTGTTAGACCAAGTACGAACCCTAAAAAACGGATGTATGAGGCGTTATTGCTTACATTGGTGCGAAAGAAGAGCACGTATTGTGCCATAGATCGGGATCAAGAATAA
- a CDS encoding VirB4 family type IV secretion system protein, which produces MITLPFGKKEKTPQEIKQKKGYNPHFVAQIQPQGGVSFKENLVRNGDGYSTCIHIYEYPTNVNDFWLEPIMNMPNAITTLDVVSDERKQVVEAINKNMSEQNARHVNAKENIDRMDAQEQYLDMKELYRQVANGEVIKRIHLRIYIAEKTIPDLEKRLKEVIHHLETHNFRGSIFLNEQEYEWESLVTHFDMQKKYPSKRKGKEIPALALAGGFPFHFTHLDDPYGTYQGTTRTCGSVIFDLFHKDQQRKSYNAVLMGLMGAGKSTFLKKVTTDNAIKGYKIRGFDIVGEFESLVRELGGKQIALDGSEGQINPLQVFKTHEHEINSFTQHLSKLTVFYRFIAPEAKDDELKEYEKLLRKLYIQKQLWNDGKGASNHITGRSPEAYPTFSEFLQLIRKELYANEKTREHHPNLGEYRKRRLELIELNIENLVETYAHLFDGISTIEDFNDEQVVFFSIRHLSKLKDEIAQAQLFNVMSLLWDGMLQNGEPQLAAYTKGTLSFEDAIRYLIVIDEAHHIVNTKKGNEHALDFLTEFSREARKYFAGLIYASHLISDFVPDGSEQTAIEKIKKLFDLTQYKFIMQQDDNNLDTIQRVFKTGITDSELAEIPKLPIGDVLLCIKSVKNILFHIEIDEEEKVLYGGGA; this is translated from the coding sequence ATGATAACTTTACCTTTTGGTAAAAAAGAGAAAACACCTCAAGAGATCAAGCAAAAAAAAGGATACAATCCTCATTTTGTGGCACAGATTCAACCACAAGGGGGCGTGAGCTTTAAAGAAAACCTTGTTCGAAACGGAGATGGATATTCGACTTGCATTCATATTTATGAGTACCCAACGAACGTGAATGATTTTTGGCTGGAACCGATTATGAATATGCCCAATGCCATTACTACCTTAGATGTGGTAAGCGATGAGCGAAAACAAGTCGTAGAAGCCATTAATAAAAATATGTCGGAACAAAATGCACGGCATGTGAATGCTAAAGAAAACATTGATCGTATGGATGCCCAAGAACAGTATTTAGATATGAAAGAGCTATATCGTCAAGTCGCAAATGGTGAAGTGATCAAACGGATACACCTTCGTATTTATATTGCGGAAAAAACGATTCCTGACTTAGAAAAGCGATTAAAAGAAGTCATTCATCACCTTGAAACGCATAACTTCAGAGGATCCATTTTCTTAAATGAACAAGAGTATGAGTGGGAATCGTTAGTGACGCACTTTGACATGCAAAAGAAGTATCCCAGTAAGCGAAAAGGAAAGGAAATCCCCGCATTAGCATTAGCCGGAGGGTTTCCTTTTCATTTTACTCACTTAGATGATCCATACGGTACGTATCAAGGGACAACTCGTACATGTGGCAGCGTCATCTTTGATTTGTTTCACAAAGACCAACAACGTAAAAGTTACAATGCGGTGTTAATGGGCTTAATGGGCGCAGGTAAATCCACATTTTTAAAGAAAGTCACCACGGATAATGCCATTAAAGGCTATAAGATTCGAGGATTTGATATCGTAGGAGAGTTTGAAAGTCTCGTCAGAGAATTAGGAGGTAAACAGATTGCGCTAGATGGATCAGAAGGGCAAATTAATCCCTTACAGGTATTTAAAACACATGAGCACGAAATAAACAGTTTTACGCAGCACCTATCCAAACTAACCGTTTTTTATCGCTTTATTGCACCAGAAGCAAAAGATGATGAATTAAAAGAGTATGAAAAGCTCCTTCGTAAACTCTATATTCAAAAGCAGTTATGGAACGATGGAAAGGGCGCAAGCAATCACATTACAGGGCGTTCACCAGAAGCCTATCCAACTTTTAGTGAGTTTCTACAGCTCATTCGGAAAGAGCTATATGCAAATGAGAAAACAAGAGAGCATCATCCAAACTTAGGGGAGTATCGGAAACGTCGTCTTGAGCTAATCGAGCTGAACATTGAAAACTTGGTTGAAACGTACGCGCATTTGTTTGATGGCATTTCAACCATTGAAGATTTTAACGATGAACAAGTCGTATTCTTCTCGATCCGTCATTTATCGAAATTAAAAGATGAAATTGCACAGGCACAGCTTTTCAACGTTATGAGTTTATTATGGGATGGCATGCTGCAGAATGGAGAACCACAATTGGCAGCCTATACGAAAGGGACATTATCCTTTGAAGATGCCATTCGTTATTTGATTGTCATCGACGAGGCGCACCACATTGTGAACACGAAAAAGGGCAATGAACATGCTTTAGATTTCCTAACAGAGTTCAGTCGAGAAGCACGTAAATACTTTGCAGGTTTGATCTATGCAAGTCATTTAATCAGTGACTTTGTGCCAGACGGTTCGGAACAAACAGCGATTGAGAAAATTAAAAAGCTTTTTGATTTAACACAATATAAATTCATTATGCAGCAAGATGATAACAACTTAGATACGATTCAACGAGTGTTTAAAACAGGGATTACGGACAGCGAACTAGCTGAGATTCCGAAGCTGCCAATTGGGGATGTGCTGCTTTGTATTAAGTCCGTAAAAAACATTCTGTTTCATATTGAAATCGATGAGGAAGAAAAAGTGCTGTACGGTGGAGGTGCATAA
- a CDS encoding reverse transcriptase domain-containing protein translates to MFDAMERVAYLSKTAKENKELRFKKLYKIVQKPEFLKVAYDQIRNNKGANTAGVDGVVKTEYEISEIYKEAIQDLAEMIRSETYKPLPVRRVTIPKKNGKRRPLGIPSLKDRIVQSAIKIILEAIYEPVFKETSHGFRPRRSCQTAINDITCRKYDWVVEGDIKGCFDNINHVQLLDILRKRIADERFINLINKFLKSGYQMGYGIDGKYPIYETKDGTPQGGIISPVLANVYLHEFDKFIETKLTNMKQCYKYTKKYNELNNRIKRIQNAIDEGKTSYKARTYLENEDKPKDIHFANKQEIQQHIDQLKKDRTEYERKSKEYSYLSNRISRLSKVSNFPFTTKPYGASKYVEYSLNSKEEMISEIKRLRKEIRNTPKYDKESYFSDTSIGYTRYADDFVILIGNQRKESAKELKEEIKRWLMENLKLTLSDEKTTITHATEGFKFVGYYILKTPSQTCTGYNGFSKVYVPDEAKDKVKENIEKILRNNYHLAAYDLFHYLNRIINGWGNFYKICNNYSKVASRLDTWLFWKICHWLGKKYKLRTMSKVFKRFRTRSKVQKWGANAKRLRVSLDDNIIYFKHFSDIKYISPGDISRKIKSNGHKEAQGFQDTSKKVYGQIGDGFSPQIYYDLIAKYGKKCMECGEENVTLRVHHTRMVKRSSRKDQVSVYDSSRSLKSVLLCTKCHKKKHPVNHVIKG, encoded by the coding sequence TTGTTTGATGCTATGGAGAGAGTTGCTTACCTATCCAAAACAGCAAAAGAAAATAAGGAGTTACGTTTTAAAAAGCTATATAAAATTGTCCAAAAACCTGAATTTCTTAAAGTAGCATATGACCAAATAAGAAATAACAAAGGTGCTAATACAGCTGGTGTCGATGGGGTAGTCAAAACAGAATATGAAATAAGTGAGATATACAAGGAAGCTATTCAAGACTTAGCAGAAATGATAAGAAGTGAAACATATAAACCACTTCCAGTAAGAAGGGTTACCATACCTAAGAAAAACGGGAAACGAAGACCTTTAGGGATTCCTTCATTGAAAGATAGAATTGTTCAATCGGCTATTAAAATAATTTTAGAAGCAATATATGAACCTGTATTCAAAGAAACGTCACACGGCTTCAGACCGAGAAGAAGCTGCCAAACAGCAATTAACGATATAACATGTAGAAAATATGACTGGGTAGTAGAAGGTGATATAAAGGGATGCTTTGATAACATCAATCATGTCCAATTATTAGACATATTAAGGAAAAGAATTGCAGATGAAAGGTTCATTAATCTTATCAATAAATTTCTTAAAAGTGGCTATCAAATGGGTTATGGGATTGATGGAAAGTACCCTATATATGAAACAAAAGATGGAACACCGCAAGGTGGAATCATATCACCAGTACTAGCCAATGTATACTTACACGAATTTGATAAATTTATAGAAACAAAGCTTACCAACATGAAGCAGTGCTATAAATACACAAAGAAATACAATGAACTCAATAACAGAATTAAAAGAATACAGAATGCAATAGATGAAGGAAAAACATCATATAAAGCCCGAACATATTTGGAAAATGAGGATAAACCTAAGGATATTCACTTTGCGAATAAACAGGAAATACAACAACATATAGACCAACTAAAGAAAGATCGAACGGAATATGAAAGAAAAAGCAAAGAGTACAGCTATCTGAGCAATAGAATTAGCAGACTATCAAAAGTCAGTAATTTCCCATTTACGACTAAACCGTATGGTGCTTCTAAGTATGTAGAATACTCACTTAATTCTAAAGAGGAAATGATAAGTGAAATCAAGAGGCTACGTAAAGAAATAAGAAATACCCCTAAATATGATAAAGAAAGTTACTTCAGCGATACATCAATCGGCTATACCAGGTATGCAGACGACTTCGTTATTCTTATTGGAAATCAAAGAAAAGAGTCAGCAAAGGAATTAAAAGAAGAAATTAAAAGATGGCTTATGGAAAACCTGAAGCTTACCCTGAGTGATGAGAAAACGACCATTACGCACGCTACAGAAGGCTTCAAATTTGTAGGTTATTACATTCTTAAAACTCCAAGCCAAACATGTACTGGTTACAATGGATTTTCGAAAGTATATGTTCCAGATGAAGCAAAAGATAAGGTCAAAGAAAATATAGAAAAGATTCTAAGAAATAATTATCACCTAGCAGCCTACGATTTGTTTCACTATCTCAATAGAATTATTAACGGCTGGGGGAACTTTTATAAGATATGTAATAACTATTCAAAAGTAGCAAGCAGATTGGATACATGGCTCTTCTGGAAGATATGTCATTGGTTAGGAAAGAAATACAAACTTAGAACGATGAGCAAGGTCTTTAAACGATTTCGAACACGGTCTAAAGTTCAAAAATGGGGAGCAAACGCAAAAAGACTTCGTGTTTCCTTAGATGACAACATTATATATTTCAAACACTTCTCTGATATTAAATATATTTCTCCAGGGGACATATCAAGGAAAATCAAGAGCAATGGTCATAAAGAAGCTCAGGGGTTTCAAGATACAAGTAAAAAGGTTTATGGACAGATAGGAGATGGCTTTTCACCACAAATTTACTATGACTTGATAGCGAAATATGGAAAGAAATGCATGGAATGTGGTGAAGAAAACGTAACCCTTCGGGTACATCACACTAGAATGGTTAAAAGGTCTTCAAGAAAAGACCAAGTGAGTGTTTATGACAGCTCTAGAAGCCTGAAATCTGTACTTTTATGTACAAAATGTCATAAGAAAAAGCACCCAGTTAACCATGTGATTAAAGGATAG
- a CDS encoding lysozyme family protein: MHIVLQLIPKKYLIGGTLILLGLSGLLIMSTIVAITGEFEKDSQQSEVTEIEGGGIGVGTANVSPEVMKYQPLLEKYAQKHGLDASYVPIMMALMMQESGGRGNDPMQSSESKCGRVGCIQNPEASIDQGVKHFKSVLEKSHYDLKLCLQSYNFGPGFINFIMKNGGKYTPELAIKFSQIQYQQVKHTGKYHCVRLEMVPYQACYGDSKYVDAVGRQTMSV; encoded by the coding sequence TTGCATATTGTTTTGCAGCTCATTCCAAAGAAATATTTGATTGGAGGCACGTTGATCCTGTTAGGATTATCGGGCCTCTTAATCATGAGTACGATTGTAGCGATCACAGGCGAATTTGAAAAAGATAGTCAACAAAGTGAGGTAACAGAGATTGAAGGTGGAGGCATTGGCGTGGGAACAGCTAATGTGTCACCAGAGGTTATGAAGTATCAACCCTTGCTTGAAAAGTACGCACAAAAACACGGGCTAGATGCTTCTTATGTGCCCATTATGATGGCACTTATGATGCAAGAAAGTGGAGGAAGAGGCAACGATCCCATGCAAAGTTCAGAGTCTAAATGTGGAAGAGTCGGGTGTATTCAGAATCCTGAAGCGTCTATTGATCAAGGAGTCAAACATTTTAAAAGTGTACTAGAAAAATCTCATTATGATTTAAAGTTATGCCTTCAAAGTTATAACTTCGGCCCCGGCTTTATCAATTTCATTATGAAAAATGGAGGCAAATATACACCAGAATTAGCCATTAAGTTTTCTCAAATTCAATATCAACAAGTCAAACATACAGGAAAGTATCACTGTGTACGCCTTGAAATGGTACCGTATCAAGCGTGCTACGGCGACTCAAAGTATGTGGATGCGGTCGGGCGGCAGACGATGTCTGTATAG
- a CDS encoding guided entry of tail-anchored proteins factor 1, giving the protein MQKVTSLSNDQFKTLVSDKRELKKFMKHPQNEKIDADWANISEKQLQDIPSGAVYLTQSALGEEKPQVLLVSTDEKGQKQAYKSESTVDFLRSHDVNPVLEKDRETQLKTSYLTFLQAHEKEKPQDIDSMLARVNVENDYVMLKSSTLKEKQFTPDQLKGMENELSHQFQARKQAQEKEQYQEDYKQEVLEVMQPSEETQYKQLFKQSLLAQLGISDEKDSSKEVKKEAESEKDPVEKQLKQETPQEKEQRLAKMKEFEQKHSFDKVYKLKKEVLQELKELNLTYSQREKLTKLEKALDTEKKDHDKQKKEEKSQNGFTKFFARNNGAFSSKKQKDQQEIER; this is encoded by the coding sequence ATGCAAAAAGTAACATCTCTTTCAAATGACCAATTTAAAACGCTTGTTTCCGATAAACGAGAATTAAAGAAGTTTATGAAGCACCCACAAAATGAAAAAATCGACGCAGATTGGGCGAACATCAGTGAGAAACAGCTGCAAGACATTCCTTCTGGTGCTGTTTACTTAACACAATCAGCTCTAGGAGAGGAAAAACCGCAGGTTTTACTTGTTTCTACGGATGAAAAAGGGCAAAAACAAGCCTATAAAAGTGAATCGACAGTTGATTTTTTGAGAAGTCATGATGTGAATCCTGTTTTAGAGAAAGATCGAGAAACGCAGCTCAAAACAAGCTACCTTACGTTTTTACAAGCTCATGAAAAAGAAAAGCCTCAAGATATTGATAGTATGTTAGCCCGTGTGAACGTAGAAAACGATTATGTCATGTTGAAATCCAGTACTTTAAAGGAAAAACAGTTCACTCCTGACCAATTGAAAGGAATGGAAAATGAACTTTCTCATCAGTTCCAAGCACGAAAACAGGCACAAGAGAAGGAGCAATATCAAGAAGATTATAAACAAGAAGTACTAGAAGTTATGCAGCCTAGTGAAGAAACACAGTATAAGCAACTATTTAAACAAAGCTTGTTGGCCCAATTAGGCATATCAGATGAAAAAGATTCTTCTAAAGAAGTGAAAAAGGAAGCTGAATCAGAAAAGGATCCTGTCGAAAAACAGCTCAAGCAAGAAACACCTCAAGAGAAAGAGCAGCGTTTGGCCAAAATGAAGGAGTTTGAACAAAAGCATTCCTTTGATAAGGTATACAAATTAAAAAAAGAAGTGCTGCAGGAATTAAAAGAGCTGAATTTGACTTATTCTCAACGTGAGAAGTTAACGAAGCTGGAAAAGGCTTTGGACACAGAGAAAAAGGATCACGACAAGCAGAAAAAAGAAGAGAAATCACAAAATGGATTTACCAAGTTTTTTGCACGGAATAATGGAGCATTTTCTTCAAAAAAACAGAAAGACCAACAAGAAATAGAACGTTAA
- a CDS encoding MerR family transcriptional regulator: protein MKNKAALLFGALAVVVAGVTIFNIYLNHNISNTTASKQIQVTNESLQEENKELKKQLSEVRPSAQEQQKRDYLNTVHQFIDVSYHREKEGFEERKKVAKSIMDKELYEQFYPSEKFVYGDSYTSVPNDVQLYVQQYDGGQEEVEVIAEFTNHLVIKDENVDDQTHDIIKVSLRKEENKWVVYSIEELKTEIMK, encoded by the coding sequence ATGAAAAATAAAGCAGCACTACTATTTGGAGCACTTGCCGTTGTGGTGGCAGGCGTAACCATTTTCAACATTTACCTGAACCACAATATCTCCAACACAACAGCTTCGAAACAAATTCAAGTCACGAATGAAAGCTTACAAGAAGAAAATAAAGAGTTAAAAAAACAACTAAGTGAGGTTCGCCCTTCTGCCCAAGAACAACAAAAACGAGATTACTTGAATACGGTTCATCAATTCATCGATGTGTCTTATCATCGTGAAAAAGAAGGATTTGAGGAACGAAAGAAGGTTGCAAAATCCATCATGGACAAAGAGCTTTATGAGCAATTTTATCCTTCTGAAAAGTTCGTATATGGAGATAGTTACACTTCAGTTCCAAACGATGTACAGCTTTATGTACAACAATATGATGGAGGGCAAGAAGAGGTCGAAGTCATTGCTGAATTTACGAATCATCTTGTCATAAAAGATGAGAATGTCGACGATCAAACGCATGACATTATTAAAGTTTCTCTACGGAAAGAAGAGAATAAATGGGTGGTTTATAGTATCGAAGAATTGAAAACAGAAATCATGAAATGA